aaaactctttcctttgcttttgctttaagTTTCTTGAAGTGTAGAAGTTAAGTGTAGTTGTTGATTACTCGGTTGCTTTTGATCCAAATGTTGATTACTAGGTTGCTTACTCGGTTTTGATATAAGTGTCTATAAGTCTATAAGTGCGATGTTGTTGCTTTAAGTGTTTGATATTCAATAGTTTATAAGTGTTTGTAGTTGTTGCTATAAGTGTCTATAAGTCTATAAGTGCGATGTTGTTGCTTTAAGTGTTTGATATTCAATAGTTTATAAGTGTTTGTAGTTGTTGCTATAAGTGTCTATAAGTCTATAAGTGTAGTTCTTGCTTTAAGTGTTTGATATTCAATAAGTCTAAGTTTCTAATTGTTGTGTTATATTCAACAAGTCTAAGTGTCTAAGTTTGTAGTTGTTGCTTTAAGTGTCAATAATTctagttgttgtttgatattcaatAAGTATAGTTGTTGCTTTAAGTGTCGGTTGTTTcggttgttgtttgatattcaatAGTTTGTTTCAGTTGTTTCAAGTCCATATTGAGTAGTAGAATTACTCATTTTGTGTAACAGGTTTAACCGGCAGAAAGGTCAGCTGTCTCGAGCGATTTCTGGAATATTGAGGAGAAAGTTTGATGGGCCTTACTACAGTTGGAAGGTTACTCCACTGCCCATTCAAGAGCGATATTTCAGGACATTTGCGGTAATGTTTACTCCTTATTTCTGTTATTGTTGCTAACTATGTTTTGGTATTGTTCCTAActatgttttgtgttattgtagCAGAAGTACAATTGGGATATCGGCATTACTGAGCTCGTTAAAGCAGGTTTCTTGAAGATAGCCAAGAAAAGGATGAAAGGAATTGTTAGTCAAGCTAAGTGGAGTGGTGTACAACCACCAAGGATTGGTGAAAAATTATGGCCTCTTATGTTGGAACATTGGAACACCATTGATGCAATTGAGAAGAGTAAGAATGCTTCACAGTGCAGAAACTCTGATCGTGGAGGTCTTGGGTTGCACAAACACTTAGCTGGTCAGAAATCATTTGTGCAAATTCATCAAGAGATGGTAAGACTTCTCTTTTGTCGAATTCAGCTCAAAGTTTTTCTGATATTTCCATGATTTAATCTGTTTCACTATCATTGTAGGAGGAAGAGTTGGGGCGTCCTGTGTCACTGGTGGAAATGTTTGTTAAAACACACACTCATCCGGATGGAACATTTGTGGATCAAAAAGCCAAACAAGTTGCTGAGACGTATGAGAGGACCATAGAAGAGAGACAAGCTGAAACGGAGGAAGATGGCCCAGATGGTTCAGAGAGTTCAAAACATCATAATATTTCCCTTGatgaaagaaatgaaatctTCCTTCAGGTAAATTCGTTtctgtctgttttttttaaatctggTTCCAGTTAGTCTGTGATGATTACTGAATGTTTATGTCTTGGTTTAGTGTACTCATACAGACCACAAAGGCAACCCATTTGGACTTGGATCACTTGTGGAGacactaaagaaaagaaaaaggacagAGAGTTATGCAAGCGCTTCTCCATCAACTATTGGGGAGCTTCAAGATCAACTTCGGCGCAAGATTTCTGAACAAGAGGCTGAGAATGCACGACGTGGTCAAGAACACCGAGAGTCTCAAGCTGAGCTGAAGAGGCTTTTCCTcttcatgaaagaaaaaaatcctgaGTTCGAGGCTTTTATGGTTTCTCCTCCCGAATCATCCACACCTGCAACCACCCATCCAGCTACCGCATTTTGCAACCAATGCACAACCCATTGACGGAGGCACCACACCAGCCTCCAGTCCAGCTGCCAATTCCCCTTCCTCTAATACTGCTTCCAACTGAATGTGTTGCAATTccctgcttttttttttatgaacttgttttgcttttgaatacTTTTTGGAGGATCTTTTTGTTTAGGATGATAAGTTTGCATGATTAGTACCTTAAATCATCATTCCTTTTGATTAATATcatttcaaaattctaaattaatcaGATTTAGGAATGCTAAACCGTGACTAATTTGTgaccaaaccaattcaaaaaatgtaactactttgtgaccaaaccaattcaaaaaaatGTGACCACTTCGTGACCaatccaaattacaaaaatagtCGCTAAACACAGACTCTTACATTAGTTCCAAAACCGTCCTAATTCTATACAATCACAAAAATGTTAGGACTGTTCTATACAGTCACAAAAATGTCCCCAAATAGACTTGGTTGCAGTTTAGTCGGAAACTGCAACTACCATATACAGTCACACAAACGTCGCTAATATACGACTATATTATAAAGTCCTAAATCCGTCGTAAATAAGCGACCATGTTGCGACCAACAAATTTTGCGACCATTTTTTAGCGACCATCGCAAATAGTTGCTAAGGAGTCGCAAAATCCTTTTTTACGACTATTGAGCGACGATTACTGGAATAGAAattgcctgttttcttgtagtgaaatatattttcttttataaatatattataatatttttacttctaaaaattacatttttctactatatatatatgataatatatgTGTTGATTATCCGATGAAATATCTGTGT
The sequence above is a segment of the Camelina sativa cultivar DH55 chromosome 10, Cs, whole genome shotgun sequence genome. Coding sequences within it:
- the LOC104720628 gene encoding uncharacterized protein LOC104720628; the protein is MLWFNRQKGQLSRAISGILRRKFDGPYYSWKVTPLPIQERYFRTFAQKYNWDIGITELVKAGFLKIAKKRMKGIVSQAKWSGVQPPRIGEKLWPLMLEHWNTIDAIEKSKNASQCRNSDRGGLGLHKHLAGQKSFVQIHQEMEEELGRPVSLVEMFVKTHTHPDGTFVDQKAKQVAETYERTIEERQAETEEDGPDGSESSKHHNISLDERNEIFLQCTHTDHKGNPFGLGSLVETLKKRKRTESYASASPSTIGELQDQLRRKISEQEAENARRGQEHRESQAELKRLFLFMKEKNPEFEAFMVSPPESSTPATTHPATAFCNQCTTH